The following are from one region of the Tautonia marina genome:
- a CDS encoding DinB family protein, with product MTLNDLIDHYEKGGPLLAYAMSSLSREQETARPGPGAWSLAELAIHLLDSDLVAGDRIKRVIAEDAPTLLAYDENAWCARLDYQSLPVEEAVSMFVANRRWIAHILRSLPESDFARSGNHTERGRVTLADLVRSSVGHLDHHLAFLYAKRGNLGVSIYPRYRMVPE from the coding sequence GTGACGCTGAACGATTTGATCGACCACTACGAAAAGGGTGGTCCCTTGCTCGCCTACGCCATGTCCAGCCTCTCCCGAGAGCAGGAAACCGCCCGGCCCGGCCCCGGCGCCTGGAGCCTCGCCGAGCTGGCCATTCACCTGCTCGATAGCGACCTCGTCGCCGGCGACCGCATCAAGCGCGTGATTGCCGAGGACGCTCCGACCCTGCTGGCCTACGACGAGAACGCCTGGTGCGCCCGGCTCGACTACCAGTCCCTTCCCGTCGAGGAAGCCGTCAGCATGTTCGTCGCCAATCGCCGATGGATCGCCCACATCCTCCGGTCGCTCCCCGAATCCGACTTCGCCCGATCCGGCAACCACACCGAGCGAGGCCGAGTCACCCTGGCCGACCTCGTCCGCAGCTCCGTCGGCCACCTCGACCACCACCTCGCCTTCCTCTACGCCAAGCGAGGCAACCTCGGCGTCTCCATTTATCCGAGATACCGCATGGTCCCCGAGTAA
- a CDS encoding translation initiation factor: MGRLFAGTQWDRPPRCERCGALEAECTCPPAEPPVPERIDPSRQTARIRVEKRPKGKSVTTVRGLDPLGNDLPALAAQLKTAIGGGGTVKDDGSIEIQGSHLDRVESLLASIGYKTKHG, translated from the coding sequence ATGGGCCGACTCTTCGCCGGAACACAATGGGACCGCCCCCCGCGCTGCGAACGCTGCGGGGCCCTGGAAGCGGAATGCACCTGCCCTCCCGCCGAGCCTCCCGTCCCGGAGCGCATCGACCCGAGTCGCCAGACCGCCCGCATCCGGGTCGAGAAGCGACCGAAGGGGAAATCCGTCACCACCGTTCGCGGGCTTGATCCGCTCGGCAACGACCTGCCCGCGCTGGCCGCTCAGCTCAAAACCGCCATCGGCGGCGGCGGCACGGTCAAGGACGACGGCTCGATCGAGATCCAAGGGAGCCACCTCGACCGCGTCGAGTCTCTCCTCGCCTCGATCGGTTACAAGACCAAACACGGCTGA
- a CDS encoding alpha/beta hydrolase-fold protein, whose amino-acid sequence MRGWRGPIAALLLLLMGSAPAEGQYFNLTNLKWLNHRLAGHVDDYTQNHGEDRRIFSPILGRSRDLYVYTPPGYDPRRQYPVILWLHMGYVDEHVFVGTPALRRLDRMIQRGEMPPVVIAAPDATADGENRTTAVHSLFVNSRVGRFEDHLVHEVLPFVMAHYSIRPEREAHGILGLSGGGFGGMSIAIRRRDLFGAVATLASPINVRYDDIRPSGPRSSFNPETYRWKEYYDPDEVYGVFSFGLRRTRASKYIGPLFGDGPDVNDHLRALNPADLLFTSGLQPGELAIFCHFGGRDNWNFDAHALSFAWLAASQGVHVELVTDPLASHNIHYFRENQEDAYRFLGRYLLPPTGPWMLAPGP is encoded by the coding sequence ATGCGAGGCTGGCGAGGCCCGATTGCGGCACTCCTGCTGTTGCTGATGGGCTCGGCACCGGCTGAGGGACAGTATTTCAACCTCACGAACCTCAAGTGGCTCAACCACCGGCTTGCCGGCCACGTCGACGATTACACCCAGAACCACGGCGAAGACCGGCGCATTTTTTCTCCGATTCTCGGCCGATCGCGCGACCTGTACGTCTACACGCCTCCCGGTTACGACCCGAGGCGGCAGTATCCGGTGATCCTCTGGCTGCACATGGGGTATGTGGATGAACACGTGTTCGTCGGCACCCCGGCCCTGCGGCGGCTTGACCGGATGATTCAGCGCGGGGAGATGCCGCCGGTGGTGATTGCCGCCCCCGACGCCACGGCCGACGGCGAGAACCGGACCACGGCGGTTCACTCATTGTTCGTCAATAGTCGGGTCGGACGCTTCGAGGACCACCTGGTCCACGAGGTCCTCCCGTTTGTGATGGCGCACTATTCGATCCGACCGGAACGGGAGGCGCACGGCATTCTTGGCCTCTCAGGCGGTGGGTTCGGCGGGATGAGCATTGCCATCCGACGCCGCGATCTGTTCGGCGCGGTGGCCACGCTGGCCTCGCCAATCAATGTGCGCTACGACGACATCCGGCCGAGCGGGCCCCGGTCGAGCTTCAACCCCGAGACGTACCGGTGGAAGGAATATTACGATCCGGATGAGGTTTACGGCGTCTTTTCATTCGGATTGCGGCGCACGCGAGCGTCCAAATATATCGGGCCGCTGTTCGGCGATGGCCCCGACGTGAACGATCACCTTCGTGCGTTGAATCCGGCCGATTTGCTGTTCACGAGCGGCCTTCAACCGGGCGAACTGGCGATCTTCTGCCACTTCGGCGGGCGGGACAACTGGAACTTCGACGCGCACGCTCTGTCGTTCGCTTGGCTGGCGGCCTCGCAGGGCGTGCATGTCGAGCTGGTGACCGACCCCCTGGCATCGCACAACATCCACTACTTCCGCGAGAACCAGGAAGACGCCTACCGCTTCCTGGGGCGTTATCTGTTGCCCCCGACCGGCCCCTGGATGCTGGCTCCGGGGCCGTGA
- a CDS encoding flavoprotein: MARIILGVTGSVAAIRTPMLRAALRAEGHEVRVVATEPALKFFDPAELGPPDPDDALRMGGPLYRDADEWAFDRWRRDDPVLHIELRRWAELLVVAPLDANTLGKFALGLSDSCLSCLFRAWDFARPVVLAPAMNTLMWESPVTRRQLRLLLEDWGDGGPDRAWTLDEAPELFEKHAPGLRLVGPIVKRLACGDEGRGGMAEVSEVVAAVRMALVRNERAADPGGPLPD; the protein is encoded by the coding sequence ATGGCGCGGATCATCCTCGGTGTAACCGGCTCGGTGGCGGCAATTCGCACGCCGATGCTCCGAGCCGCCCTGAGGGCCGAGGGGCACGAGGTTCGGGTGGTTGCCACGGAACCGGCCTTGAAGTTTTTTGACCCGGCCGAGCTGGGTCCCCCCGACCCGGATGACGCCTTGCGGATGGGCGGCCCGCTCTATCGCGATGCCGACGAGTGGGCCTTCGATCGCTGGAGGCGTGATGATCCGGTGCTGCACATCGAGTTGCGGCGCTGGGCCGAATTGCTGGTGGTCGCACCTTTGGATGCCAATACGCTGGGCAAGTTTGCGCTGGGATTGAGCGATTCGTGCCTGAGTTGCCTGTTCCGGGCCTGGGATTTTGCCCGTCCGGTGGTGCTGGCCCCGGCGATGAATACCTTGATGTGGGAAAGCCCCGTCACCCGTCGTCAATTGCGGCTCTTGCTTGAGGACTGGGGAGACGGCGGCCCCGATCGGGCCTGGACGCTCGACGAGGCCCCTGAGCTTTTCGAGAAACACGCGCCAGGGCTTCGGCTCGTTGGGCCGATTGTCAAACGCCTGGCCTGTGGCGACGAGGGACGCGGCGGCATGGCCGAGGTGTCTGAAGTCGTCGCCGCGGTTCGGATGGCGCTGGTTCGTAACGAACGTGCCGCCGATCCTGGGGGGCCTTTGCCCGATTGA
- a CDS encoding restriction endonuclease: MECLGPQCATMLLEWLRTRAEAMPAEGEDVPGRVSADGASKPVQGMLWSSVSYDDDAPAIRSEAELEGAFEHLEYAVFRRFENQLTRAERARLDNTIRNVLFKIERYAARLAGEMGSAVERRRRVIEEMVVEAREKAERLRLQARRADLKLAQLADLTPEGFEEFVAELFEAIGYTVDRVGGTGDEGVDLRVERKGLRGVVQCKYHKKGVVGSPELQKFLGTIHHTSSHKGFFVTTRTFSLAAERFAGDHPIELVDGPRLVELVREAMGPGAVKEPEPLWF; encoded by the coding sequence ATGGAGTGTTTGGGACCACAGTGCGCCACCATGTTACTGGAGTGGCTCCGCACGCGAGCCGAGGCGATGCCGGCGGAAGGCGAGGACGTGCCGGGGCGAGTGTCGGCCGATGGTGCGTCGAAGCCGGTGCAAGGCATGCTGTGGTCGAGCGTTTCGTACGATGACGATGCGCCGGCGATCCGGTCGGAGGCGGAACTGGAGGGGGCGTTCGAACACCTCGAATACGCGGTCTTCCGTCGTTTCGAGAATCAACTGACACGGGCCGAACGGGCAAGGCTGGACAACACGATTCGCAACGTCCTGTTCAAGATTGAACGGTACGCGGCTCGACTGGCGGGCGAAATGGGCTCGGCCGTGGAGCGTCGCCGCCGGGTGATCGAGGAGATGGTGGTTGAGGCTCGGGAGAAGGCGGAGCGGTTGCGGCTGCAAGCGCGTCGGGCCGACCTGAAGCTGGCGCAACTGGCGGACCTGACGCCCGAAGGGTTTGAGGAGTTCGTGGCCGAGCTGTTCGAGGCGATCGGCTACACGGTTGATCGGGTGGGAGGCACGGGAGACGAAGGGGTCGATTTGCGTGTGGAGCGCAAGGGGCTTCGAGGGGTCGTCCAGTGCAAATATCATAAAAAAGGGGTGGTCGGTTCTCCCGAGCTTCAGAAATTTCTGGGGACGATTCACCACACATCAAGCCACAAGGGGTTTTTCGTGACCACGCGGACCTTTTCCCTCGCCGCCGAACGGTTTGCCGGCGACCATCCGATCGAGCTGGTGGACGGGCCGAGGCTCGTCGAACTGGTGCGCGAGGCGATGGGTCCGGGGGCAGTCAAGGAGCCCGAGCCGCTCTGGTTCTGA
- a CDS encoding DUF4340 domain-containing protein, giving the protein MMGKRATVVLLVLFFGGLGALWWAKTAGVPTADERRAMEGRVLPQLLKVETTEIARIEVEDPGSGDQVALERQGDDWQIVAPINALADRRKAEGLLNNLKGLQSAPEAGTLAGDPERFGLEPPDRVIRLFRSEEQEPIASLALGDELERLRYVRAEGGPITLADAVRVEPNAVDPLLWRDRGLFEIFSYDVKAINVVGPGRRLNVVFDGGRWRIVHPFRAPANAEAINGLLADLAELDAIAGAEGFAAEDVDDLSPYGLDPENATTISLLPAGLTGPAEPQVAYLGSAPDGQDDLRYARREGQDDVLVVRPRTVADIGLDPQSVRSRKVVDFRPNEVLGIRIEAGSQTSRLVKESDGWMVRSPSEGPADAIDVATLLETLVGLESAEFFQAETVQSERSGLDAPAATVSVWLDRPEPGDDDGPLFERSANASLKIGRFDAGRKLVYGQLERDEETVLALPETVLKIIPEGRLALRDRTLVRQDPRTVDRIELTRGARSLVLERSASPGAGGGQGVWQVVEPTVAPADRLATMMLIEGLARLRAERWVDESEDERSRFGLDQPNVRVTWESESGEPAARTLVVGAMVPDHPEEAYATIDTEPGIFTIGPKLLAVLAAEFRERRLLAFPVEQAVRIAVRGPDTEVVFVRGDSGTWEPEAGADGWPEGYDADRVAALAASLSELTADQIVQDEGPMPEGSGLDAPGLTIEVRLADPEGVATVRLGSVVNGLRFAAMGAEGPGAVFLVPAEPFELPAPKLGDRTDEQP; this is encoded by the coding sequence ATGATGGGCAAACGAGCAACGGTGGTCCTGCTCGTCCTCTTTTTTGGAGGGCTGGGGGCGCTCTGGTGGGCAAAGACGGCAGGTGTGCCGACGGCCGACGAGCGGCGGGCGATGGAAGGCCGCGTCTTGCCGCAGTTGCTCAAGGTGGAGACGACGGAGATTGCCCGGATCGAGGTCGAAGACCCAGGCTCGGGGGATCAGGTTGCGCTGGAACGCCAGGGAGATGACTGGCAGATCGTCGCGCCGATCAATGCCCTGGCCGATCGCCGGAAGGCCGAGGGGCTGCTCAACAACCTGAAGGGGCTTCAAAGCGCTCCCGAGGCGGGCACCCTGGCGGGGGATCCGGAACGGTTCGGACTGGAGCCGCCGGATCGGGTGATTCGGTTGTTTCGATCGGAGGAGCAAGAGCCGATCGCCTCGCTCGCCCTGGGAGACGAACTGGAACGCCTGCGCTACGTGAGGGCCGAAGGGGGGCCGATCACCCTGGCCGATGCGGTTCGCGTCGAACCAAACGCGGTGGACCCCCTGCTCTGGCGTGATCGTGGTCTGTTCGAGATCTTTTCGTATGACGTGAAGGCGATCAATGTGGTCGGCCCGGGTCGGCGGCTGAACGTGGTGTTCGATGGCGGTCGGTGGAGGATTGTCCATCCGTTCCGGGCTCCGGCCAATGCGGAAGCGATCAACGGATTGCTGGCCGATCTGGCCGAGCTGGACGCGATTGCCGGGGCCGAGGGGTTCGCGGCCGAGGATGTGGACGACCTTTCGCCCTATGGTCTTGATCCGGAGAACGCCACCACCATCAGCCTGCTGCCCGCGGGACTGACCGGACCTGCCGAGCCGCAGGTGGCGTATCTCGGGAGTGCCCCGGACGGCCAGGACGACCTGCGCTACGCGAGGCGAGAGGGGCAGGATGACGTGCTGGTGGTTCGCCCCCGGACGGTGGCCGACATTGGTCTGGACCCGCAATCCGTGCGGAGCCGGAAGGTGGTCGATTTCCGGCCGAACGAGGTGCTGGGGATTCGGATCGAGGCCGGAAGCCAGACCTCTCGGCTGGTGAAGGAATCGGACGGCTGGATGGTGCGATCGCCGAGCGAAGGGCCGGCCGATGCGATCGATGTGGCAACCTTGCTGGAAACGCTCGTCGGGTTGGAATCGGCCGAATTCTTCCAGGCGGAAACGGTCCAGAGCGAGCGGTCGGGACTCGATGCGCCGGCGGCGACCGTCTCGGTCTGGCTCGATCGGCCCGAGCCGGGAGACGACGACGGCCCGCTGTTCGAACGATCGGCCAATGCGTCGTTGAAAATCGGTCGATTCGATGCCGGTCGCAAGCTGGTGTACGGCCAACTGGAACGGGATGAGGAGACGGTCCTCGCCTTGCCGGAAACCGTCCTGAAGATCATTCCCGAAGGACGGCTTGCCCTGCGCGATCGGACCCTCGTGCGGCAGGACCCGAGGACCGTCGATCGGATTGAGTTGACCCGAGGGGCGCGATCGCTCGTTCTGGAACGCTCGGCCAGCCCCGGCGCGGGAGGGGGGCAAGGGGTCTGGCAGGTGGTCGAACCGACCGTCGCCCCGGCCGATCGGCTGGCAACGATGATGCTGATTGAAGGGCTGGCCCGTCTGCGTGCCGAGCGTTGGGTGGACGAATCGGAGGACGAGCGTTCGCGTTTTGGACTTGATCAGCCGAACGTCCGGGTGACGTGGGAAAGCGAGTCGGGCGAGCCGGCGGCGCGGACCCTGGTCGTGGGAGCGATGGTGCCGGATCATCCCGAAGAAGCGTACGCGACGATCGACACCGAGCCGGGAATTTTCACGATCGGCCCGAAGCTGCTGGCGGTGCTGGCGGCCGAGTTCCGCGAGCGGCGCTTGCTGGCGTTTCCGGTCGAGCAGGCGGTGCGGATCGCGGTTCGAGGCCCGGACACGGAGGTGGTGTTTGTTCGGGGAGACTCGGGAACCTGGGAGCCCGAGGCGGGAGCGGACGGCTGGCCGGAAGGGTACGACGCCGATCGGGTCGCGGCCCTGGCAGCGAGCCTCTCGGAGCTGACGGCCGATCAGATTGTGCAGGATGAGGGGCCGATGCCCGAAGGGAGCGGGCTCGATGCGCCGGGATTGACCATCGAGGTGCGGCTGGCTGATCCCGAGGGGGTGGCGACGGTTCGGCTCGGATCGGTGGTCAACGGGCTCCGGTTCGCTGCGATGGGGGCCGAAGGCCCTGGCGCGGTGTTCCTGGTTCCGGCCGAGCCGTTCGAGCTGCCGGCGCCCAAGTTGGGCGATCGGACGGATGAACAGCCTTGA
- a CDS encoding GldG family protein: MGERLFDLLGREVAVVVALVVVGAMALYWFLRGAPLGQAAEAESADEAPPPRYRDLVAAATTFGLLGILLGAYVAVRFGVPQSIAVFAMAFGILILTLRSNRRYRHASPSLRRMARFTDASMTGALLAGVLIVGNVLAFTYGGRPIDLSLDRSYSLESLTINQLQDLDEPVTFTLFFGSGERVFGQVDRIRQLLSLYQKEAPDLITIDTLNPFDDPERARELAEQVPGLALTEGGGVLVTYGEGDEARRIIVRNSDMFAAEVPDDPGSSIVAETSFLGEAALTTALIRLKQGEQPIVAFTTGHGEPSIDAMDPRRPGLGQLRARLESVGMKAVSFNPAGQVPEGASVVVVAAPEETIGPDVVARLRGFADTGGRILVMVGNTTPSGLEPWLEEWGAGIEAGRVVDPGLAFRGRADLPLVPIEPGARNHPIVAPIEGRMILMPQAAPIAVKAGADAVAAFLVMPLLRTGGTSFVESTPEAGPPQRDADEDQAGPVVVAAAVADRPSPTERSPELTPRLVVISSPTAADNQTVAAVGVANLDLIVNAISWLQDRPDLVGLAPRTYVARVLKAGPNLRAKLVLLPTLLAVSVLVGLGVATYLARRE, translated from the coding sequence ATGGGTGAACGACTTTTCGACCTGCTCGGGCGGGAAGTGGCGGTGGTGGTCGCCCTGGTGGTGGTTGGGGCGATGGCGCTGTACTGGTTCCTGCGAGGGGCCCCGCTCGGTCAGGCGGCCGAGGCGGAGTCGGCCGACGAGGCGCCGCCGCCGCGTTATCGTGATCTGGTGGCCGCGGCCACGACGTTCGGCTTGCTCGGGATTCTGCTGGGGGCGTATGTGGCGGTGCGCTTCGGCGTGCCGCAGTCGATCGCGGTCTTCGCGATGGCGTTTGGCATTCTGATCCTGACGCTGAGGTCGAACCGCCGCTATCGACACGCCAGTCCGAGCCTGCGACGGATGGCCCGGTTTACCGACGCGAGCATGACCGGGGCCTTGCTGGCTGGGGTGTTGATTGTGGGCAACGTGCTGGCGTTTACGTACGGGGGCAGGCCGATCGACCTGTCGCTCGACCGGTCGTACTCGCTCGAATCGTTGACGATCAACCAGCTTCAGGATCTGGACGAGCCGGTGACGTTCACCCTCTTTTTCGGGTCGGGCGAGCGGGTGTTCGGGCAGGTGGACCGCATTCGGCAGCTCCTGAGCCTGTATCAGAAGGAGGCGCCCGACCTCATTACGATCGACACGCTGAATCCCTTTGACGACCCCGAGCGCGCCCGGGAACTGGCCGAACAGGTGCCTGGCCTGGCCCTGACCGAAGGGGGAGGCGTGCTGGTGACCTACGGCGAAGGGGACGAGGCGCGGCGGATCATCGTCCGCAATTCGGACATGTTCGCGGCCGAGGTGCCGGACGATCCGGGGTCGAGCATCGTGGCCGAGACCTCGTTTCTGGGCGAGGCGGCGCTGACGACGGCCCTGATCCGCCTGAAACAGGGGGAACAGCCGATCGTCGCCTTCACGACCGGCCACGGCGAGCCCTCGATCGACGCAATGGACCCGAGACGCCCGGGGCTGGGACAGTTGCGGGCGAGGCTCGAATCGGTGGGCATGAAAGCGGTTTCCTTCAATCCGGCCGGGCAGGTGCCGGAGGGGGCGTCGGTGGTGGTCGTGGCCGCTCCCGAGGAGACCATCGGGCCGGACGTAGTGGCCCGGTTGCGGGGGTTTGCCGACACCGGCGGGCGGATCCTGGTGATGGTCGGCAACACGACGCCGAGCGGCCTGGAACCGTGGCTGGAGGAGTGGGGCGCCGGGATCGAGGCGGGCCGGGTGGTCGATCCGGGCCTGGCCTTCCGGGGTCGGGCCGATTTGCCGCTGGTGCCGATCGAGCCGGGAGCGCGGAACCATCCGATCGTCGCGCCGATCGAGGGACGGATGATCCTGATGCCGCAGGCGGCGCCGATCGCGGTGAAGGCCGGAGCCGACGCGGTCGCGGCGTTCCTGGTGATGCCGCTCTTGCGGACAGGGGGAACGTCGTTCGTCGAATCGACGCCCGAGGCCGGCCCTCCGCAACGTGACGCGGACGAGGACCAGGCGGGGCCGGTGGTGGTGGCCGCGGCAGTGGCCGATCGGCCGAGCCCGACCGAACGCTCGCCGGAACTGACGCCGAGGCTCGTGGTGATCTCCAGCCCGACAGCCGCCGACAACCAGACGGTCGCGGCCGTCGGCGTGGCGAATCTCGATCTGATCGTCAACGCGATCAGTTGGTTGCAGGATCGGCCCGATCTGGTCGGCCTGGCGCCTCGGACCTACGTGGCCCGCGTCTTGAAGGCCGGGCCGAACCTGAGGGCGAAGCTGGTCTTGCTGCCGACCTTGCTGGCCGTTTCGGTGCTGGTGGGCCTGGGGGTGGCAACGTACCTGGCGCGGAGGGAGTGA
- a CDS encoding ABC transporter permease, producing MRHVPALVKRELSSYFLRPMAYFVLLGFQVIAMLDYFQLVELLSEPRAVLSFSGQLNPMNYYVAGSWMFWVALLIAVPALTMRLIAEERRTGTIEGLMTVPVTETEVVLGKWIAGVVMYLGLLVPFAIYLPFLKQVGGYELDPEPLISLAIGLTTMGMMFMSIGVAFSAATRNQVEAAVGTFVVLLALLLITVVNQVVGPRPGWAEAVSFLSVYVQLSEFAAGRLDLRVVALHLSVTVFALFVAVKVLEARRES from the coding sequence ATGCGACACGTTCCCGCACTGGTGAAACGCGAGCTGTCGAGCTACTTCCTGAGGCCGATGGCGTACTTCGTGCTGCTCGGGTTTCAGGTGATCGCGATGCTGGATTACTTCCAGCTCGTGGAATTGCTGAGCGAGCCGAGGGCGGTCCTGTCGTTCTCGGGGCAACTGAACCCGATGAATTATTATGTGGCGGGATCGTGGATGTTCTGGGTGGCGCTCCTGATCGCGGTGCCGGCCCTGACGATGCGCTTGATTGCCGAGGAACGAAGAACGGGCACGATTGAAGGCTTGATGACCGTTCCGGTGACGGAAACCGAGGTGGTGCTGGGCAAGTGGATCGCCGGGGTGGTGATGTATCTGGGATTGCTCGTGCCGTTCGCCATTTATTTGCCGTTTCTGAAGCAAGTGGGCGGCTACGAGCTGGACCCGGAGCCGTTGATCTCGCTGGCGATCGGCCTGACGACGATGGGCATGATGTTCATGAGCATCGGCGTGGCCTTCAGCGCGGCGACGAGAAACCAGGTGGAAGCGGCGGTCGGGACGTTCGTGGTCTTGCTGGCGTTGTTGCTGATTACGGTCGTCAACCAGGTGGTCGGGCCGAGGCCGGGGTGGGCCGAGGCGGTGTCGTTCCTGTCGGTGTACGTGCAGCTCTCGGAGTTCGCCGCGGGGCGGCTCGACCTGCGTGTGGTAGCGCTGCACCTGTCGGTGACGGTGTTTGCCCTGTTCGTTGCGGTCAAGGTGCTCGAAGCCCGCAGGGAGAGCTAA
- a CDS encoding ABC transporter ATP-binding protein, whose product MGRMIEVERLSKRYGSVRAVEGVSFSIGRGEIVGLLGPNGAGKSTTMRMLTTFLMPTSGRARLAGHDVLDEPLLVRRKIGYLPESVPLYPEMRVREFLRFRASLKDVPRSKRRGAIDDAIEMTGLEGVSQRVVGNLSKGYRQRVGLADALLSDPDILILDEPTAGLDPIQIGEVRDLIRELGKRHTILLSTHILPEVEMVCGRVIIIASGRIALDEPLERLRSGRSVEVEVRGPVDAVRGALETAPGAARVRAIAVEEAAKEDAGVCAFEIRPKDEGGIEELRELIAKRIVQNGWAVRRLDLSRSTLEERFVRAVRDAVVVDHEGEAA is encoded by the coding sequence ATGGGGCGCATGATCGAAGTTGAGCGGCTGTCGAAGCGGTACGGCTCAGTGCGGGCGGTCGAGGGGGTGAGCTTCTCGATTGGCCGGGGGGAGATTGTCGGCTTACTTGGCCCGAACGGGGCGGGGAAGTCGACGACGATGAGGATGTTGACGACGTTCCTCATGCCCACGAGCGGCCGGGCGAGGCTGGCCGGGCATGACGTGCTCGATGAGCCGCTGCTGGTGCGCCGGAAGATTGGGTACTTGCCCGAGAGCGTGCCGTTGTATCCGGAGATGAGGGTCCGGGAGTTCCTTCGGTTCCGGGCGTCGCTCAAGGACGTGCCCCGATCGAAGCGACGGGGGGCGATTGACGACGCGATCGAGATGACGGGGTTGGAGGGGGTGTCGCAGCGGGTGGTCGGGAACCTGTCGAAGGGGTATCGGCAGCGGGTGGGATTGGCCGATGCCCTGCTAAGCGACCCGGACATCCTGATCCTCGACGAGCCGACGGCGGGGCTCGACCCGATCCAGATTGGCGAGGTTCGGGATTTGATCCGGGAGTTGGGGAAGCGGCACACGATTTTGTTGAGCACGCACATCTTGCCCGAGGTGGAGATGGTCTGCGGGCGGGTCATTATTATCGCCTCGGGCCGGATCGCGCTGGATGAGCCGCTGGAGCGGTTGCGGTCGGGTCGGTCGGTTGAGGTGGAGGTTCGCGGGCCGGTCGATGCGGTGCGAGGAGCTTTGGAGACGGCTCCGGGGGCCGCTCGGGTGCGAGCAATCGCGGTGGAGGAGGCGGCGAAGGAGGATGCGGGGGTCTGCGCCTTCGAGATCCGGCCGAAGGATGAGGGGGGAATCGAGGAACTCCGGGAACTGATCGCCAAGCGGATCGTCCAAAACGGTTGGGCCGTGCGGCGGTTGGATCTGTCGCGCTCGACGCTCGAAGAACGGTTCGTGCGGGCCGTGCGGGATGCGGTGGTCGTCGATCACGAGGGGGAGGCGGCGTGA
- the def gene encoding peptide deformylase, producing the protein MLRIVTFPHPALRYKSQPLRRIDDEFRLTVRRMFELMYEAKGIGLAANQVALPLRFFILNLTADPEQPEQEQVFINPEILKRESVVEEEEGCLSLPALYGKVRRSKKIRVRAFDLHGRQVEADVDGLLSRAIQHENDHLDGTLITDRFDAPVRAATSAKLREIEVAFRKSQTEGIFDDDTAIQARLAALAQHGGILPDVLSEADRQPSTPTPQNA; encoded by the coding sequence GTGCTTCGGATCGTGACCTTCCCCCACCCGGCCCTCCGCTACAAGAGTCAGCCGCTCCGCCGGATCGACGATGAGTTCCGGCTCACCGTGCGCCGGATGTTCGAACTCATGTACGAGGCCAAGGGGATCGGCCTGGCCGCCAATCAGGTCGCCTTGCCCTTGCGGTTCTTCATCCTCAACCTGACCGCTGACCCCGAGCAACCCGAGCAGGAGCAGGTCTTCATCAACCCCGAGATCCTCAAGCGCGAGTCGGTCGTCGAGGAAGAGGAAGGCTGCCTCAGCCTGCCGGCGCTGTACGGCAAGGTCCGCCGCTCAAAGAAGATCCGCGTCCGGGCCTTCGACCTGCACGGCCGCCAGGTCGAGGCCGATGTCGACGGCCTGCTCTCTCGGGCCATCCAGCACGAAAACGACCACCTCGACGGCACGCTCATCACCGACCGCTTCGATGCCCCGGTCCGCGCTGCCACCTCCGCCAAGCTCCGCGAGATCGAGGTCGCGTTCCGCAAGTCCCAGACGGAAGGGATCTTCGACGACGACACCGCGATTCAGGCCCGTCTCGCCGCCCTCGCTCAGCATGGCGGCATCCTGCCCGACGTCCTTTCCGAGGCCGATCGCCAGCCCTCCACCCCAACCCCCCAGAACGCCTGA